In Paraburkholderia terrae, a genomic segment contains:
- the istB gene encoding IS21-like element helper ATPase IstB, which translates to MMMQQTLTQLRTLKLDGFADGLEEQLTQPGAASLSFEERLSLLVDREASWRDDRRRTRLLKQARLKYPQAAIEDLDTRAGRGVDPRSLTSLALGDWVQAGYSLLISGPTGAGKSWLACALAQYACRRGHSALYLRVPRLGEELRVLHGNGGFTKWLLQVARVDVLLLDDWGMAPLDAMVRNDLLEMIDDRSAGKATIVTSQLPIEHWHGWIGDETIADAMLDRLMQRHHRITLTGESLRKASPKPNVLEPELDQN; encoded by the coding sequence ATGATGATGCAACAGACACTGACGCAATTGCGCACCCTGAAGCTGGACGGCTTCGCTGACGGCCTGGAAGAACAATTGACGCAGCCCGGTGCGGCCAGCCTGAGCTTCGAGGAACGCCTGTCACTGCTGGTCGACCGGGAAGCCAGCTGGCGTGATGATCGCCGTCGTACCCGATTGCTCAAGCAGGCGCGCCTCAAATATCCGCAGGCCGCCATTGAGGATCTCGACACGCGCGCTGGCCGTGGCGTCGATCCGCGCTCGCTCACGAGCCTCGCACTCGGTGACTGGGTGCAAGCGGGCTACAGCCTGCTCATAAGCGGCCCAACTGGCGCGGGGAAATCGTGGCTCGCTTGCGCCCTGGCCCAATACGCTTGCCGGCGCGGGCATTCAGCCTTGTATCTGCGCGTGCCGCGACTTGGCGAGGAGCTTCGCGTTCTGCACGGCAACGGCGGCTTCACAAAATGGCTGCTGCAGGTTGCCCGCGTCGACGTGCTTCTACTGGACGATTGGGGAATGGCGCCCCTCGATGCGATGGTTCGAAACGATCTGCTCGAGATGATCGATGACCGCTCGGCGGGAAAGGCGACCATCGTCACCAGCCAGTTACCGATTGAGCACTGGCATGGATGGATCGGCGACGAGACTATCGCCGACGCAATGCTCGACCGCCTCATGCAGCGTCATCATCGGATCACGCTTACCGGTGAATCCCTCAGAAAGGCATCGCCAAAACCCAACGTCCTGGAGCCCGAACTCGACCAGAACTAA
- a CDS encoding Rrf2 family transcriptional regulator — protein sequence MPHTNVQFSVAAHILAVMAYNVGEELTSGFLAQSVNADPTFVRRTLAKLSKAGLVTSTRGRNGSCSLARSADRISLLDIYRASEAPPAFTVHKYPIALSCPVSCNIKGSMADVLESAQAGLEKSLSQQTLADLTHNIKAAESSPRADRKTRLPH from the coding sequence ATGCCCCATACCAATGTCCAGTTCTCCGTAGCCGCGCACATTCTTGCCGTCATGGCGTACAACGTCGGCGAGGAACTGACGTCCGGTTTTCTCGCGCAGAGCGTGAACGCGGATCCAACATTCGTCCGTCGGACGCTGGCTAAATTGTCGAAAGCGGGGTTGGTGACATCGACTCGCGGTCGCAACGGATCCTGTAGTTTGGCCCGTTCTGCGGACAGGATTTCCCTTTTGGACATATATCGGGCAAGCGAAGCACCGCCAGCGTTTACGGTCCATAAGTATCCGATTGCATTAAGTTGCCCCGTTAGCTGCAACATCAAGGGTTCGATGGCCGACGTGCTGGAGAGCGCGCAGGCAGGCCTCGAAAAAAGCCTCTCCCAGCAAACACTTGCTGATCTCACGCACAACATCAAGGCGGCGGAGTCCTCGCCTCGTGCCGACAGGAAAACACGACTGCCGCACTGA
- the istA gene encoding IS21 family transposase, with amino-acid sequence MPAHRMNMRMIKDVLRLKFDGGFSHDRIAASLGISKGVVTKYIGLASAAGLDWASACDMDEGELERRLLGKPTGPAAYAQPDYGRIHQELRRKGMTLTLLWEEYQAEFADRQTYRYTQFCGHYKAFTKRLKRSMRQIHRAGEKLFVDFAGPTLPLTTGRRAHIFVAAMGASSYTFACATPAETMEDWLGGIARALTFYGGVPQLIVPDNPRAMIADPDRYEPRAGDTVLDFARHYGTSFLPARVYRPQDKPKVEVAVQVVERWIMARLRHHRFDSVHSVNEAICPLLRNLNERPFQKLPGCRASAFAQLDAPALQPLPAQPYELARFKTVTVHIDYHVEINKHRYSVPHALVGLKLDARITAGTVELLHRGRRVASHARNDRAGSYTTVVEHMPAAHRAHLEWTPQRLIHWGQQIGAATGALVTRLLQEQRHPEHGYRACLGLLSLSRRYGRDRLEAACALALELGVHRYRHVRDILVNNRDRAAVATPTDWTSPSHAHVRGPSYYQ; translated from the coding sequence ATGCCCGCGCACCGGATGAACATGCGCATGATCAAGGACGTTTTGCGACTTAAATTTGACGGCGGTTTCTCGCACGATCGGATCGCCGCATCACTGGGCATATCCAAGGGCGTGGTCACGAAGTACATCGGACTAGCCAGTGCCGCCGGGCTGGACTGGGCAAGCGCCTGCGATATGGATGAAGGCGAACTCGAGCGGCGGCTTCTCGGCAAGCCCACGGGGCCAGCAGCCTATGCCCAGCCCGACTATGGACGCATCCATCAGGAGCTGCGTCGCAAGGGCATGACGCTGACGTTGCTATGGGAGGAATACCAGGCTGAGTTCGCGGACCGGCAGACCTACCGCTATACGCAGTTCTGTGGGCACTACAAGGCGTTCACAAAACGCCTGAAGCGCTCGATGCGTCAGATTCATCGCGCCGGCGAGAAGCTGTTTGTCGACTTCGCCGGCCCCACGTTGCCACTGACGACTGGACGCCGCGCGCACATCTTCGTAGCGGCTATGGGCGCATCGAGTTACACGTTCGCATGTGCGACGCCGGCCGAGACGATGGAGGACTGGCTGGGCGGGATTGCTCGCGCGCTGACCTTCTATGGTGGTGTGCCGCAGTTGATCGTCCCGGATAACCCGCGTGCGATGATTGCCGATCCCGATCGCTATGAACCTCGCGCCGGCGACACTGTGCTGGACTTCGCGCGTCACTACGGCACATCATTCCTTCCTGCGCGCGTATATCGTCCGCAGGACAAACCGAAGGTAGAGGTTGCGGTCCAGGTGGTCGAACGCTGGATCATGGCGCGCCTACGTCATCACCGGTTTGACTCGGTCCACTCGGTCAATGAGGCGATCTGCCCGCTGCTCAGGAACCTGAATGAGAGGCCATTCCAGAAGCTGCCGGGATGTCGTGCCAGCGCGTTCGCCCAGCTGGACGCGCCGGCACTGCAGCCGCTGCCGGCACAGCCCTATGAGCTCGCGCGCTTCAAGACCGTGACGGTTCACATTGACTATCACGTCGAGATCAACAAACACCGCTACAGCGTGCCGCACGCGCTGGTCGGCCTCAAGCTCGATGCGCGTATCACGGCGGGCACTGTCGAACTGCTACATCGCGGTCGCCGCGTCGCCAGCCACGCACGTAACGATCGCGCAGGCAGCTATACCACTGTTGTCGAGCACATGCCTGCGGCACACCGCGCTCATCTGGAATGGACGCCGCAGCGGCTGATTCATTGGGGACAGCAGATCGGCGCGGCAACTGGCGCGCTCGTCACCCGGCTGCTGCAGGAGCAACGCCATCCGGAACACGGCTATCGGGCGTGCCTTGGATTGCTGTCGCTCTCACGTCGCTATGGCCGTGACCGTCTCGAAGCCGCCTGCGCGCTGGCGCTGGAACTGGGCGTACACCGTTACCGCCACGTGCGCGACATCCTGGTCAACAACCGCGACCGGGCGGCGGTGGCAACGCCTACCGACTGGACCAGCCCGAGCCACGCGCATGTACGCGGCCCCAGCTACTACCAATAA
- a CDS encoding DUF3331 domain-containing protein, with translation MSFLSAETGEHRDSVRRRPSTMVDGRDGGISSPKVRRSAKAKGAWVKVVEELRLAARDQEGKERKQDRRASRSLRRPAPQAERPYASFVDETSVSRNGEHDLRTFILIERSDVNTVLLAWHGSTQGRVTDQPWNRSRAEGDARCAMSGRAIKSGDLVYRPAKLPGKPPAVRDVMLAELIDTQSPVSSTH, from the coding sequence ATGAGTTTCCTGAGTGCGGAGACCGGCGAACATCGGGACTCTGTTCGCCGACGTCCATCGACCATGGTCGATGGACGTGATGGCGGGATCAGTTCGCCCAAGGTTCGCAGATCGGCGAAAGCAAAGGGAGCATGGGTGAAGGTTGTAGAGGAACTTCGTCTTGCGGCCCGCGATCAGGAAGGGAAAGAACGAAAGCAGGATCGAAGAGCTTCGAGAAGTTTGCGCCGACCCGCTCCGCAGGCCGAACGGCCGTATGCTTCGTTCGTTGATGAGACGTCAGTGAGCCGAAACGGGGAGCACGACCTACGAACATTCATTCTGATAGAGCGATCCGACGTCAATACCGTCCTGCTTGCCTGGCATGGGTCTACGCAGGGCAGAGTCACGGATCAGCCATGGAATCGGTCACGCGCCGAAGGGGATGCTAGGTGTGCCATGAGCGGCCGGGCAATCAAATCTGGAGATTTGGTCTACAGACCGGCGAAGCTTCCGGGAAAGCCCCCTGCAGTGAGAGATGTTATGCTCGCTGAGCTGATTGACACGCAGTCGCCGGTATCCTCTACGCATTAG
- a CDS encoding nuclear transport factor 2 family protein encodes MKKLILVIATGVAYAASWASSVDEYAVNDAMYHLTAAMIAGDARRMRELTNDSLTYGQSDGSIQNQAAFVDGITSGRTRYRRIDLTHTVTTVTGGNAIVRGHFSATTESAGRFVEVDLNEMLVWQKQNGRWRLLSRQGCKF; translated from the coding sequence ATGAAAAAGCTGATCCTCGTTATCGCTACCGGGGTCGCCTACGCAGCCTCATGGGCGAGTAGCGTCGATGAGTACGCCGTTAATGATGCGATGTATCATCTAACGGCAGCAATGATCGCTGGCGATGCGAGAAGGATGCGTGAGTTAACTAACGATAGTCTGACCTACGGCCAATCAGACGGCAGCATTCAAAATCAAGCAGCGTTTGTCGACGGCATCACCAGCGGACGCACTCGCTACAGACGGATCGATCTGACACATACCGTAACCACCGTGACGGGGGGCAACGCAATTGTCCGAGGTCACTTTTCTGCGACGACAGAATCGGCTGGCAGATTTGTCGAGGTTGACTTGAACGAAATGCTCGTCTGGCAGAAACAAAACGGCAGATGGAGATTGCTTTCCAGACAGGGATGCAAGTTCTGA